In Deltaproteobacteria bacterium GWC2_55_46, a single window of DNA contains:
- a CDS encoding hydrogenase assembly protein HypC — protein MCLGIPGKIIEVKGDVAMVDVAGTRKEANVRLMKDVRAGEYVIIHAGFAIEKVDEEKAEETLRLIRGIAGL, from the coding sequence ATGTGTCTTGGCATTCCAGGTAAGATAATCGAGGTAAAAGGCGACGTGGCCATGGTCGATGTTGCCGGCACAAGAAAAGAGGCTAACGTCAGGCTGATGAAGGATGTCAGGGCCGGAGAGTACGTCATAATCCACGCGGGCTTCGCCATCGAGAAGGTAGATGAGGAGAAGGCGGAAGAAACTCTCCGCCTCATAAGGGGGATAGCGGGGCTATGA
- a CDS encoding carbamoyltransferase HypF, with translation MDSARIHISGIVQGVGFRPYVYNLAARHNLTGYCLNDSEGVVIEVQGDSVDSFIDELRASPPPLSRIEAITVEQVEQSGGYSSFTIRESRPVDGKFVLVSPDVAICHDCLRELLDPSDRRFHYPFINCTNCGPRYSIILDIPYDRPKTTMAPFGMCPECEGEYHDPADRRFHAQPNACPACGPRAWLHDADTGKDFEAIVEAQRLLKEGKILAIKGLGGFHLACDAQNHDAVRKLRDRKRRSLKNERRGSNKPFALMATDVASIREFCELDDKEEDALTDRRRPIVLLRKKTPSILDEAVAPGNNRLGVMLPYTPLHYLLFAGASFKALVMTSGNLAEEPIVVSNDEALKRLSGIADHFLFHDRDIYMRVDDSIARIDSGKKKVLRRARGYAPDAIDLGAEMEDVFAAGALLKNTFCLTRGRNAILSQHIGDLENFQALEFYQETLRNLKNTFRAEPTVVAHDLHPDYLSTRFALEYAKEKKIPAERIIPVQHHHAHIASAMAEHGLSSEVIGLSFDGTGLGTDGRIWGGEFLIASRREFRRAAHLKYVRLPGGDTAVKEPWRMAISYLVDSYGGSCGWEALRGFAERIGPRAELVASMVHKGVNSPFTSSMGRLFDAASSIACIRDEITFEAEAAIELEAIADIGGDGSSPYPFEFAGSAPMRIETAPIIMAMAEDVNNGMPGSIISGRFHSTIADLSVKACEALRVETGINTAVLSGGVFQNRLLSTIIAEGLAGKGFTVYAQERVPANDGGISLGQAVVAWENVKGR, from the coding sequence ATGGATAGCGCAAGGATACATATATCGGGCATAGTGCAGGGAGTGGGATTTCGCCCCTATGTCTACAACCTCGCGGCGAGGCATAACCTCACCGGCTACTGCCTGAACGATTCAGAAGGGGTCGTAATAGAGGTCCAGGGCGACTCTGTCGATTCTTTCATAGACGAGCTGAGGGCTTCTCCGCCGCCGCTTTCGAGGATAGAGGCCATCACAGTAGAGCAGGTCGAGCAGAGCGGCGGCTACAGCTCCTTCACCATACGCGAGAGCAGGCCCGTTGACGGGAAGTTCGTCCTCGTATCCCCTGACGTGGCTATATGCCACGACTGCCTCCGTGAGTTGCTCGACCCGTCTGACAGGCGTTTTCACTATCCTTTCATCAACTGCACCAACTGCGGGCCGAGGTACTCGATCATACTCGACATACCTTACGACAGGCCCAAGACCACCATGGCGCCCTTCGGGATGTGCCCGGAATGCGAGGGCGAATACCATGACCCGGCTGACAGGAGGTTCCATGCCCAGCCAAACGCCTGTCCAGCTTGCGGCCCCAGGGCCTGGCTCCACGACGCTGATACGGGAAAGGACTTCGAGGCTATAGTCGAGGCACAGAGGCTCCTTAAAGAAGGCAAGATACTCGCGATAAAGGGGCTTGGGGGATTTCACCTCGCCTGCGACGCTCAAAACCACGATGCGGTAAGAAAGCTCAGGGACAGGAAGCGCAGATCACTTAAGAATGAAAGGCGCGGCTCGAACAAGCCCTTCGCCCTTATGGCCACGGATGTCGCCTCAATAAGAGAGTTCTGCGAGCTTGACGATAAAGAGGAAGACGCGCTCACTGACAGGAGAAGGCCTATCGTCCTTTTGAGGAAGAAAACGCCGTCCATCCTCGATGAGGCGGTAGCGCCCGGGAACAACCGCCTCGGCGTGATGCTCCCGTACACCCCGCTCCATTACCTTCTCTTCGCCGGGGCTTCTTTCAAGGCGCTCGTCATGACAAGCGGCAACCTCGCGGAAGAGCCTATAGTCGTATCGAACGATGAGGCCTTAAAGAGGCTTTCCGGGATCGCTGACCACTTCCTCTTCCACGACAGGGATATATACATGAGGGTCGACGACTCTATCGCGAGGATCGATTCCGGCAAAAAGAAGGTACTCCGAAGGGCGCGCGGCTACGCCCCTGACGCAATCGACCTTGGCGCTGAGATGGAAGATGTCTTCGCCGCCGGCGCGCTCCTTAAGAACACGTTCTGCCTGACCAGGGGCAGGAACGCGATCTTGAGCCAGCACATCGGCGACCTTGAGAACTTCCAGGCCCTTGAGTTCTATCAGGAAACGCTCAGAAACCTCAAGAACACCTTCAGGGCCGAGCCAACGGTCGTCGCGCACGACCTCCATCCGGATTATCTCAGCACCAGGTTCGCCCTTGAGTACGCGAAGGAGAAAAAGATCCCGGCTGAAAGGATAATACCCGTACAGCACCACCACGCCCACATCGCCAGCGCGATGGCCGAGCACGGTCTTTCCAGCGAGGTCATCGGTCTCTCCTTTGACGGCACTGGCCTCGGCACGGACGGCAGGATCTGGGGCGGAGAGTTCCTCATAGCCTCAAGGCGCGAGTTCAGGAGGGCCGCGCACCTCAAGTACGTCCGGCTCCCCGGAGGGGATACGGCCGTAAAAGAGCCGTGGCGGATGGCCATCTCGTATCTTGTTGATTCTTACGGCGGGTCATGCGGATGGGAGGCGCTCCGTGGCTTCGCGGAAAGGATAGGCCCCAGGGCAGAGCTTGTCGCGTCGATGGTCCATAAGGGGGTCAACTCGCCCTTCACATCGAGCATGGGCAGGCTCTTTGACGCGGCTTCGTCTATCGCTTGTATACGGGATGAGATAACCTTTGAGGCAGAAGCCGCCATTGAGCTCGAAGCGATCGCGGATATAGGCGGAGATGGATCAAGCCCCTATCCTTTCGAGTTTGCCGGCAGCGCCCCCATGCGGATAGAGACCGCTCCGATCATCATGGCCATGGCCGAGGACGTAAACAACGGCATGCCAGGATCGATTATCTCCGGCAGGTTCCATTCTACGATCGCGGATCTGTCCGTAAAGGCTTGCGAGGCCTTGCGCGTTGAGACCGGCATCAATACAGCGGTCTTAAGCGGAGGCGTATTCCAGAACAGGCTCCTTTCAACTATCATCGCCGAGGGGCTTGCCGGGAAAGGGTTTACTGTATATGCGCAGGAGAGGGTCCCTGCGAACGACGGGGGCATCTCCCTCGGCCAGGCGGTTGTCGCCTGGGAGAACGTAAAAGGAAGGTAA
- a CDS encoding hydrogenase formation protein HypD, giving the protein MKYIDEFRKRDEAQGLITKIREISRKDVSIMEICGTHTHSISKYGIRDALPKNIKLISGPGCPVCVTSAADVNRVIEFSRSRKDAIIATFGDMMKVPGSASSLQEEKARGSDIRVVYSPLGAIDIARSNREREVVLFAVGFETTVPTVAATILAAKEEGIKNLSVLSLHKLTPPAMKALMDSGEIEIDGFICPGHVTAIIGASSYGFLASEYGSPCVVAGFEPIDALMGIYMLVRQLEEGRQAIEIEYDRVVTWDGNKKAQEIMDSVFEPGDSLWRGIGNIPGSGLRIKDGFSEFDAERKFSIPRGKDEEPKGCMCGSVLKGLMTPDKCPLFARACTPEFPIGPCMVSSEGTCAAFFKYRKVA; this is encoded by the coding sequence ATGAAGTACATAGACGAGTTCAGGAAAAGGGATGAGGCGCAGGGGCTCATCACGAAGATACGCGAGATCTCGCGCAAAGACGTAAGCATAATGGAGATCTGCGGCACGCACACCCATTCCATATCCAAATACGGCATAAGGGACGCCCTGCCGAAAAACATCAAGCTCATATCGGGGCCCGGCTGCCCGGTCTGCGTTACATCAGCCGCCGACGTGAACCGCGTAATCGAGTTCAGCAGGTCCCGGAAAGACGCCATCATAGCGACATTCGGGGACATGATGAAGGTCCCCGGCTCAGCATCTTCCCTGCAGGAAGAGAAGGCCCGCGGGAGCGACATAAGGGTCGTCTATTCGCCGCTTGGGGCGATAGATATCGCCAGGTCCAATAGAGAGCGCGAGGTGGTGCTCTTCGCCGTGGGCTTCGAGACGACCGTGCCGACGGTAGCGGCGACGATACTCGCCGCGAAAGAAGAGGGGATAAAAAACCTCTCGGTCCTCTCTCTCCATAAGCTTACGCCCCCGGCGATGAAGGCGTTGATGGACAGCGGCGAGATAGAGATAGACGGCTTCATCTGCCCGGGCCACGTCACGGCCATCATAGGCGCCAGCTCATACGGCTTCCTTGCAAGCGAGTACGGCTCTCCGTGCGTGGTGGCGGGTTTCGAGCCTATAGACGCGCTCATGGGCATATACATGCTCGTAAGACAGCTCGAAGAGGGAAGGCAGGCCATCGAGATAGAGTACGACAGGGTCGTCACCTGGGATGGCAACAAAAAAGCGCAGGAGATAATGGATAGCGTATTCGAGCCTGGCGACAGCCTCTGGAGAGGGATAGGCAACATACCGGGAAGCGGCCTCAGGATAAAGGATGGTTTCTCTGAGTTTGACGCCGAAAGGAAGTTCTCAATACCGCGCGGCAAGGACGAGGAACCAAAGGGCTGCATGTGCGGCTCGGTGCTCAAGGGACTGATGACGCCGGATAAGTGCCCGCTCTTTGCCAGGGCCTGCACGCCTGAGTTCCCCATAGGCCCGTGCATGGTCTCTTCAGAGGGCACCTGCGCGGCGTTCTTCAAGTACAGGAAGGTGGCATGA
- a CDS encoding hydrogenase maturation nickel metallochaperone HypA, translated as MHEMSITKSVLEAVKREMDRAALARLYKVRLRIGELTAVEPEALRFCFEISIKGTPFEGAALEIEEVPLTGLCRGCASRFRITSFDNTCPGCGSTSIDRVGGTELDIISMEGA; from the coding sequence ATGCACGAGATGTCAATAACAAAGAGCGTCCTCGAGGCGGTAAAGCGAGAGATGGACAGGGCCGCCCTCGCGCGCCTTTACAAGGTGCGCCTGAGGATAGGAGAGCTCACGGCCGTGGAGCCTGAGGCATTGAGGTTCTGCTTCGAGATCTCTATAAAGGGAACCCCGTTTGAAGGCGCGGCGCTTGAAATAGAGGAGGTGCCTCTTACAGGCCTCTGCCGCGGGTGCGCCTCCAGGTTCAGGATAACCTCGTTCGATAACACCTGCCCCGGGTGCGGCAGTACGTCCATTGACAGGGTCGGCGGGACAGAGCTTGACATAATATCGATGGAAGGCGCTTAG
- a CDS encoding hydrogenase accessory protein HypB: MHEILIEEKILAKNDEIAAENRKALARNNIYTINIVSAPGAGKTSLIERMAAELGSLGVRFAVVEGDLEGDFDSRRIERHGIPALQITTGRACHLDAHQISHALPWVFERPIDLLVIENVGNMVCPAEYDLGEDMMVTVMSTTEGDDKPLKYPAIFSASEALIINKTDLAPHTDFDIDRARENALKVNPYLKIFETSCRTGAGVSAWAGYLAGLVRENGKQDG; the protein is encoded by the coding sequence ATGCACGAGATACTCATAGAAGAAAAGATACTCGCGAAGAACGACGAGATAGCGGCAGAGAACAGAAAGGCGCTCGCTCGGAATAATATCTACACGATAAATATCGTAAGCGCGCCGGGCGCCGGCAAGACCTCTCTTATCGAGCGGATGGCCGCTGAGCTTGGATCGCTTGGCGTAAGGTTCGCGGTAGTCGAAGGCGACCTCGAAGGGGACTTCGATTCCAGGAGGATAGAGCGGCACGGGATCCCCGCCTTGCAGATAACCACCGGCAGGGCCTGCCACCTCGACGCCCACCAGATAAGCCACGCCCTGCCGTGGGTCTTCGAGCGTCCAATAGACCTCCTTGTAATAGAGAACGTCGGCAACATGGTCTGCCCTGCGGAGTACGACCTGGGCGAGGATATGATGGTCACGGTCATGTCGACCACGGAAGGGGATGACAAGCCCCTTAAATACCCTGCCATCTTCAGCGCATCCGAGGCCCTCATAATAAACAAGACAGACCTCGCCCCCCATACAGACTTCGATATCGACAGGGCACGGGAGAACGCGTTAAAGGTCAACCCGTATCTAAAGATATTCGAGACCTCGTGCAGGACCGGCGCCGGGGTGAGCGCATGGGCCGGATACCTTGCCGGGCTTGTCAGGGAAAACGGGAAGCAAGATGGATAG